The window ATGAAGGATCTTACGCCCTATCAAAGGCTTCAGATAGCAAGGCACCCAAAGAGACCCACTACTATGGATTTGATATCAGGGGTTTTTGAGGATTGGTTTGAGATGAAGGGTGACAGGCTTTATAGGGATGATCCTGCAATCATAGGTGGAATAGCTAAACTTTCAGGCGTCAGTGTGGTTGTGTTAGGGCACCAGAAGGGTAACGATACAAAGAGCAATGTATACAGGAACTTTGGTATGCCTTACCCAGAGGGATATAGAAAGGCTATGAGGTTAATGAGACATGCACAAAAATTTAATTTGCCTCTGATTACCTTTATAGATACGCCAGGTGCATATCCTGGTATTGAGGCCGAAGAGAGGGGACAGTCCAATGCGATTGCTGAGTCTATATGTCTAATGAGCTCATTATCGACTCCTTCATTGGCAATTGTTATTGGAGAAGGAGGTTCTGGCGGAGCTCTTGCGATTTCTGTAGCTGACAGGATTGCAATGTTTGAGAACTCTGTCTATTCTGTAATCTCTCCTGAGGGGTGTGCGTCTATACTATTTCGAGATGCAAAATTTGCAAACGAAGCTGCGTGCGCACTTAAGATGACATCTTATGATCTGTTGGGCCTTGGTATAATCGATGAGATTATCGAGGAACCGCTTGGCGGAGCCCATAGGGATATGGATCTTACAATTCTAAAAGTAAAAGAGTGTATACAGAGAAATATCAAAAATTTAACTAGTCTTAGCGAAGAGGAAAGAAAGATCGCTAAATGGAAAAAATATGCTAGTATGGGAAAATATTCTACAAAATAGTTAATTTAAGTTTAATTTTAAGAATATGGGGTAGTTAGCTCTTTATTTTTTAATATCCAGATTATGGAAAAGGTTAGAAAGGTGAGCCAGATAACTTCTGCAATGAAGTATTCTGGCATTTGTGGCCTTCCTAAAGAAGCAGCTCTTAGGCCGTTCGAACAGGGAGTGATGGGGAGAAGATTTATGATCTGGCTTATAGGATAAGGCAAGAGGCTGGTATTGAAAAATGTGCCTCCCAGAAATGCCATTGGCGTAATAAAAAATGAATTAAGTCGATTCATTGTTTCATGGGAGGTGGCTATAAGTCCTGCTACAACTCCAAGCGATGAAAAGATAAGCAGACAAAAGATTAAGTGAACTATAAATACGACATTCCACAAAAATGGGTTCGCACCATAGAAGAAAGAGACAAATATGAGCGAGGTGCAAGCTAGTACTCCTCTAATCAAGCCCGTGGTTATCTTTGCAATAGCGATGCTTGAAGTTCTTATCGGGGCTATTAATAGCTCTTCAAAGGTTTTGGTATATATCCTTGAGATTGTTATAGATGGGCCAGAGCCATTAAACGCAGATGTCATTGCTGTGAGTGAGAGGATGCCCGGGAGAACGAAGTTTAGATATGAGCCTTCTGGTATATGAATTTGCGAGCCCAAACCCCAGCCAAAAGCTGTAAGATATAAAATTGGTCCCATAAGATTGGAACCAATAAGAATTATAAGCCTTCTTTTCAATACTATTAAGTCTCTCAATACTATGGGAAACACTTCTCTAAAGAGTTGCAAGATTGTTTACCTCCGTTTCCAGTCATCGTGATAAAAACATCTTCAAGGTTTGTTTCTCTAATTAGTATAGATTCTAAATAGCTAAGATTTGCACTAAATGTTTTTGCCTCTTTGTTCGAATTGAAAAATTTATAAATTGTTTTGCCGTGTTCTTGATATTCCAAAGTTATCTTTCCCAATTTGCTTATCAGAGAATATGGCGTTTCTTCAATTATTTTTTTGCCCTTGTCGATTATTAGAACGAGATCTGATAACATTTGGGCTTCTTCAATATAGTGCGTGGTTAGAATAATAGTCTTGCCCGAAGATCTGAGCTGTTTTATGCTATCCCAAATAGATCTCCTACTAATAGTATCGAGCCCGACAGTTGGTTCATCTAAAAATAAAATTTTTGGGTTGTGCAAGAGGGCCCTGATAATAGTGAGTTTTCTTCTTTCGCCTCCAGAGAGTTTGTTTGCGAACCTATTTTTCTTATCTATCATATCTGTTGCTGTCAAGAGCTGGGTAGCTCTTTCCTCAAATATAGATTTTTTCATCCTGTGTAGCATTGCGTGGATTAAAAGATTCTCCCATACTGTAAGTTCTGAATCAACGTTTGTGTGCTGTTGGACTACGCCAATGATATTTTTTATCTCTTGTGGTTTCTTGTCTAAGTCCATATCAAAGAAGTATATTTTTCCTCGATCCTTTTTTAAAAGGGTGTTTAATATCCTTATGGTTGTGGTTTTACCAGCACCGTTTGGTCCTAGGAGGCAGAAAACCTGTCCCTCTTCGACTTCAAATGATAAGTTGTCTACAGCAATTGCACCTGAATTTGATCCGTATGACTTTGTTAATTCTATGACCCTTATGGCTTTCACAATTTCCCCTTAAAGAAGTCAGCCAAAGAACTTGTGTTGTATATTATCAAGGCTCTGAATGATTTTTTTGCCAATATTCATAAAGCGATTTAGAGATAGCAGTTAGCGGGATAGCTAAAAGCATCCCCGGAATAGAACCGAGTGCTGCTGCGATTGTTAAGACAATTATTACAAGAGAAGGAGGCACGTCTATACTTTTGCTCATTATGTTCGGCGCTATTATTACTCCCTCCAACTGATGGAGTATTATATAAAATATAAACACTCCGAAAGCTTTTATGGGTGAAATTGCAATAGAAATTATAAGGGCTGGAACTGCCGCAAGCATTGGTCCAAGATATGGGATGAACTCTAATATGGCTGCTAAAACTCCGAGGAGGAGAAAGTATTCAATTCCTAAGAAAAACAATCCAAGTCCTGTCAAGACGCCAATAGTAATAGATAATATTAACTGTCCTTTTACGTAAGCCCTGATTCCGTGAGTAAGGCAAGAGCCTATTTCTGTTATTAGAACTTTTTTACTTTTGGGAAATATCTCTAAAATACCATTTGTAAGAACTGGCAGGTCCTTCATAAAAAAAAGAGTTAAAATTGGAAATATCAGCCATGAGATAGCCTTATTTATCAAATCAAAAGTTGATGCGCCTAACACGTTTAATAAATTGCCCAGCCATTCCTGAAAGTGTTCGTGCAGCTTTTGGATAATTAAATTTAACCATATATAGTGTCCTGGGTTTATTTGCAAATTTTTTAGAAAGTTTTGAAAAAATTCATCAAAGTTTTTAAGATATTTTGGAAATGAAATGACCAACTTTTGCGTTTCGAAATTTAAAATGGGGGCAATAAGCAAGTATATTATAACCATAATCAGTATTACTGAAAAAAATACTATTAACGATCCAAAAAATCTTGGCACCCTCTTTTTCTCAAGCAGATCTACGGGCGGTGATAATACTATGGCGAATATAAGGGCAAGCAACACCTGGATAATAAAGTCTTTAAATACAAATAAGAAAATGGTGAGGGCTATTAATATATAGATTGGCAAAAAATTTAGGAAAGATTTACTCATAACAGCGATCTTTTAATATTTCAACATTTATAGTCTTTAGATTTTTATAATATTTATTTGTTGTTTTCAAATACAAGTTTGTTAACTCTTTCTATATCGGATTTTGATCCAATTATGATTATTTTATCAGACTCTTTCAAGGTAAACTCTTCGTTGTGAGGACATTTGTTATATTTTTCGATACAAAAAGTTAAAGGTATTAATGATGGCACATCTAAAAATAATCTTAACTCTTCCCATGAAGCAAAGGTTTTACCATCAAGCATAGAGTTTGGCTTAACAGCTAACTCTTCCATAAATATATCAATGTTTTCATCTCTCAAAATATCAAGAAATTCAACGACTCCAGGGTTTAAGATAAAGTTTACTATTCTTCTTGCACCAAAAGTATGAGGGGATATGACTTCATCCGCTCCAGCAAGGTGCAGCTTCGATATCCATTCTGCATTGCTGGCTCTGCTGATAACCGATATTTTTGGATTTAATTTTTTCGCAGAAAGGCTTATAAATCCATTGTCTGATTCTGACGAAGTAACGGCTATTATTGATTTTGCTTCCTTAACTTCTGCTTTCATCAGTATTTCGTCATTTGTAGCATTTCCCTCAATGGTGAGAAATCCATCTTTCTTTGCAAGTTCACAAGCTTGCGAGTTGCTCTCTATTACAACTATATCTTTTTTGTTCTTTCTCAACTCTTTTGCAACTACAGAACCCATTCTGCCAAAGCCACATACTATGATGTGCCCTTTTAAACTTTTTAATTTATTCTCCATTTTTATAGTCTCCCTCTCTTCGGGATATGTTCCAATTAAATAATCTATTATTCGAGAAATTGCAAAAGCAAATATTCCAAAGCTTGATAGTATTAACATTATGCTAAATAACATGCCCACATTGTCAAGAGGCCTTACCTCTTCGTAGCCAACCGTAGTTATGGTTATTACGGTCATAAAAAGAGCTTGTATGGGATCGTAGTGCTCCAAAAACATATAACCGAATGTTCCAAATAGCAAAATAAAAAATACGAGAGAAATTTCGCGTTTAATATGACCTAAAATTAATTTAATCATTGTTTAAAGTTAAGCATTTCAATTTTAGTGAAAAGCAAAATATAAAACAATTTTCATTTAGAAATGCTGCGAAGGGCATAATAAAATATATCGCTTTATCATAATTACTTCCGTATGTTTTTAGCATATATTTTTGTTTCTACCCTTCACAGCAAGATTGATTTAATTGTCTAAGAGAGTAGCCTTAAAGGCTTCTTGAACTTCTTTGATATATATTATTTCAAGGCTTTTCAGTACATTTTTCGGTATATCTATAATATCTTTTTTATTTTTTTCTGGTATCAGCACTGTTTTTATGCCCGCTCTGTGTGCAGCAAGAAGCTTTTCCCTAACTCCTCCGATTGGCAGAACCTGACCTCTTAGAGTAATCTCACCTGTCATAGCGACGTTTTTGTTCGCTTTTTTCCCAGATAAAGCTGAAACCATTGAAGTGGCAATTGCTACTCCTGCAGAAGGACCATCCTTTGGAATGGCTCCTTCAGGCACGTGGATATGCATATCATTTTTGCTTAGAAGCTCGTCAGAAATATTTAATGAGTTTGCGTTTGACTTAATATAGCTTAGTGCTGCGTGAGCAGATTCCTTCATAACGTCACCCAACTGTCCAGTTAATGTCAGCTGCCCCTTGCCAGGATAGATTGAGGTCTCTATAAACAATATATCTCCGCCGCTGGGCGTCCATGCAAGGCCCGTTACAACGCCTACTCTATCTATTTCGTCTGCCATCCCATAGCTATATTGTGCTACTCCTAAATACTTTTCCAGGTTTCTAACTGTGAAGGTTAAGCTCGATGTTTTATCTGTCGCAATTAACTTTGCTGCTTTTCTGCACAAAGATGCAATATTTCTCTCTAAGTTCCTAACACCTGCTTCATGCGTGTATTCACGAATAATCTTTGTTATTACGTCCTTGTTAATCTTAACCTTTTCTTTGCTTAGACCATGAAATTTCAATTGTTTTGGTAAAAGATGCCTTAGGGCTATTTCTACCTTTTCGTCTTCTGTGTACCCTGGGATCTCTATAATTTCCATTCTATCCCTCAAAGGAGCTGGAATTGGATCCATCAGGTTTGCAGTGGTTATGAACATTACATTGGAGAGGTCAAAGGGCACTTCTAAATAGTGATCGGTGAATGAGTGGTTCTGTTCTGGATCTAATACCTCAAGCAGGGCACTGGTCGGATCACCTCTGAAATCTGTGCCGACTTTGTCTATTTCGTCCATCATAAACACAGGGTTATTCGTCTGTACCTGGGAGATGCTCTGGATGATTCTGCCAGGAAGAGCGCCAACATAAGTTTTTCTGTGGCCTCTTATTTCTGCTTCATCTCTCATCCCGCCAAGCGCTATTCTAATGAATTTTCTGTTTAACGCAGCAGCAATAGATTTGCCAAGAGAAGTTTTGCCTACTCCTGGAGGACCGACAAAACAAAGAATAGGCCCTTTTAAGCTCTTTGTTAGCTTCCTTACAGCTAAAAACTCTATAATTCTTTCCTTTACCTTCTTAAGTCCGTAGTGTTCTTTTTCTAATATTTTCTCAGCCTTTAATATATCAAGGTTGTCTTTTGAATTTTTTGACCATGGAAGGTTTACAATCCAATCAAGATAAGTTCTTATTACAGGAACTTCCGCCGAGGAGGATGGCATTTTCTCAAGCCTGGAAATCTCTTTGTATATCTTTTTCTCCACATCTGGCGGCATCTTCGCTTCTTGAATCTTGTTTTTCAGGTCGTCCAATTCTATTTGCTTTTCTTCTGCTTCGCCAAGCTCTTTTTGGATTGCTTTAATTTGCTCCCTAAGATAAAACTCTTTTTGATGCTTTTCCATTTCTTGATTTATCTGATTTTTTATTCTTGATTCTACCTCTAAAATAGATATTTCTTTTTGAACATAATTTAGCAATCTATTTAATTTCTCTTTTAAATCTGTGGTCTCGAGTATGAGCTGTCTTTCTTCAGTATTGTTTATCAAGTGTGTAGCTACATATTCTGACAATCTTGAGGGTTCGGTGATATTATAAATAGCCACTACAGCATCAGATGGAATATTTTTTCCCAATTTTGTAGCTTCTTCGAACTTGTTTACAAGAATTCTTACCATTGCTTCAATTTCTGGATCCTTTGTTTCTTCTTCTTTAATTTTTTCAAATTCGACAATGAAAAATGGATCCGTCTGTTTGTATGACAAGATCTTGGCTCTATCAGTCCCTTGTACAACTATACGCGCGTGACCGTCCGGCAACTTTAATATTTGTAATACATTTGCTATAACGCCTATCTGGTATAGCCCATCGATATCAGCCTCTTC is drawn from Thermodesulfobium sp. 4217-1 and contains these coding sequences:
- a CDS encoding acetyl-CoA carboxylase carboxyltransferase subunit alpha encodes the protein MAIDKKEQYIDFEKPIVELYNKIEELKRASAETGEDMNGEIEALQQRVENLYRVTMKDLTPYQRLQIARHPKRPTTMDLISGVFEDWFEMKGDRLYRDDPAIIGGIAKLSGVSVVVLGHQKGNDTKSNVYRNFGMPYPEGYRKAMRLMRHAQKFNLPLITFIDTPGAYPGIEAEERGQSNAIAESICLMSSLSTPSLAIVIGEGGSGGALAISVADRIAMFENSVYSVISPEGCASILFRDAKFANEAACALKMTSYDLLGLGIIDEIIEEPLGGAHRDMDLTILKVKECIQRNIKNLTSLSEEERKIAKWKKYASMGKYSTK
- a CDS encoding AI-2E family transporter, with amino-acid sequence MSKSFLNFLPIYILIALTIFLFVFKDFIIQVLLALIFAIVLSPPVDLLEKKRVPRFFGSLIVFFSVILIMVIIYLLIAPILNFETQKLVISFPKYLKNFDEFFQNFLKNLQINPGHYIWLNLIIQKLHEHFQEWLGNLLNVLGASTFDLINKAISWLIFPILTLFFMKDLPVLTNGILEIFPKSKKVLITEIGSCLTHGIRAYVKGQLILSITIGVLTGLGLFFLGIEYFLLLGVLAAILEFIPYLGPMLAAVPALIISIAISPIKAFGVFIFYIILHQLEGVIIAPNIMSKSIDVPPSLVIIVLTIAAALGSIPGMLLAIPLTAISKSLYEYWQKNHSEP
- a CDS encoding ABC transporter permease: MQLFREVFPIVLRDLIVLKRRLIILIGSNLMGPILYLTAFGWGLGSQIHIPEGSYLNFVLPGILSLTAMTSAFNGSGPSITISRIYTKTFEELLIAPIRTSSIAIAKITTGLIRGVLACTSLIFVSFFYGANPFLWNVVFIVHLIFCLLIFSSLGVVAGLIATSHETMNRLNSFFITPMAFLGGTFFNTSLLPYPISQIINLLPITPCSNGLRAASLGRPQMPEYFIAEVIWLTFLTFSIIWILKNKELTTPYS
- a CDS encoding potassium channel family protein, translating into MIKLILGHIKREISLVFFILLFGTFGYMFLEHYDPIQALFMTVITITTVGYEEVRPLDNVGMLFSIMLILSSFGIFAFAISRIIDYLIGTYPEERETIKMENKLKSLKGHIIVCGFGRMGSVVAKELRKNKKDIVVIESNSQACELAKKDGFLTIEGNATNDEILMKAEVKEAKSIIAVTSSESDNGFISLSAKKLNPKISVISRASNAEWISKLHLAGADEVISPHTFGARRIVNFILNPGVVEFLDILRDENIDIFMEELAVKPNSMLDGKTFASWEELRLFLDVPSLIPLTFCIEKYNKCPHNEEFTLKESDKIIIIGSKSDIERVNKLVFENNK
- a CDS encoding ABC transporter ATP-binding protein, which codes for MKAIRVIELTKSYGSNSGAIAVDNLSFEVEEGQVFCLLGPNGAGKTTTIRILNTLLKKDRGKIYFFDMDLDKKPQEIKNIIGVVQQHTNVDSELTVWENLLIHAMLHRMKKSIFEERATQLLTATDMIDKKNRFANKLSGGERRKLTIIRALLHNPKILFLDEPTVGLDTISRRSIWDSIKQLRSSGKTIILTTHYIEEAQMLSDLVLIIDKGKKIIEETPYSLISKLGKITLEYQEHGKTIYKFFNSNKEAKTFSANLSYLESILIRETNLEDVFITMTGNGGKQSCNSLEKCFP
- the lon gene encoding endopeptidase La is translated as MDKDINENINENIDETKEQLSNELPLIPLKDTVIFPHMVVPLFIGRDKSLKALEEAMLKYEKHIIVVSQKKPDEEADIDGLYQIGVIANVLQILKLPDGHARIVVQGTDRAKILSYKQTDPFFIVEFEKIKEEETKDPEIEAMVRILVNKFEEATKLGKNIPSDAVVAIYNITEPSRLSEYVATHLINNTEERQLILETTDLKEKLNRLLNYVQKEISILEVESRIKNQINQEMEKHQKEFYLREQIKAIQKELGEAEEKQIELDDLKNKIQEAKMPPDVEKKIYKEISRLEKMPSSSAEVPVIRTYLDWIVNLPWSKNSKDNLDILKAEKILEKEHYGLKKVKERIIEFLAVRKLTKSLKGPILCFVGPPGVGKTSLGKSIAAALNRKFIRIALGGMRDEAEIRGHRKTYVGALPGRIIQSISQVQTNNPVFMMDEIDKVGTDFRGDPTSALLEVLDPEQNHSFTDHYLEVPFDLSNVMFITTANLMDPIPAPLRDRMEIIEIPGYTEDEKVEIALRHLLPKQLKFHGLSKEKVKINKDVITKIIREYTHEAGVRNLERNIASLCRKAAKLIATDKTSSLTFTVRNLEKYLGVAQYSYGMADEIDRVGVVTGLAWTPSGGDILFIETSIYPGKGQLTLTGQLGDVMKESAHAALSYIKSNANSLNISDELLSKNDMHIHVPEGAIPKDGPSAGVAIATSMVSALSGKKANKNVAMTGEITLRGQVLPIGGVREKLLAAHRAGIKTVLIPEKNKKDIIDIPKNVLKSLEIIYIKEVQEAFKATLLDN